One Gossypium hirsutum isolate 1008001.06 chromosome A11, Gossypium_hirsutum_v2.1, whole genome shotgun sequence genomic window carries:
- the LOC107923104 gene encoding pentatricopeptide repeat-containing protein At5g39350, translated as MNGQSLVFSKGKQCKSLLKHYIAAKSLTKTTQLHALIITSGLLSPYLCSDLSCSYACCGHIDTARKLFDEIPNPTLFSYNMMLKMYTKNGFYLETLNLFLEMVNLGKCMADNYTYPFVFKAIGEEKLVDSGRVVHGRVLMGGFEKDSFVMNSLLAMYMNCGKKEEGGKVFDSMLKPNVVSWNSMISGYFKNGRAKEALGIFNKMVDDEVVVDCATVVSVLPVCGFLKELEVGRRVHELVKEKGWEKEVVVRNALVDMFAKCGSMEEARLVFDGMVQRDVVTWTSLINVYISNGDLRAALRLCFLMVHEGVKPNSVTLASLLSACGESNNLMDGRCLHGWAVRQKLESDVMVETSLIDMYAKCNRFDLSFQVFKRTSKRKTVPWNAILAGCIHNRLGNEAIKLFKEMLIEGVKPDGATLKSFLPAYAIHADLQQAMNIHSYLVRSGLLSNSEIATAVADIYSKCGHLESAHKIFSGIPDKNKDIYLWSVIIAGYGAHGHGEIAVSLFKEMVRAGVKPNEVTFTSVLHACSHAGLVDEGLDLFKFMLINHQISPADDHYTCIVDLLGRSGRLDEAYDIIRTMPYATSHAVWGALLGACVIHENAELGEKAAKRLFELEPENTGNYVLMAKIYSAVGRWKDAENMRRIINDIGLRKAPAHSLIQVRNM; from the coding sequence ATGAATGGGCAATCTCTGGTCTTCTCCAAAGGCAAACAATGCAAGTCTCTCTTAAAACACTACATTGCCGCTAAATCACTCACCAAAACGACCCAACTCCATGCCTTAATCATAACGTCAGGCCTCCTTAGCCCGTATCTCTGCTCGGACCTTTCTTGTTCATATGCTTGTTGCGGCCACATCGACACTGCTCGCAAACTGTTCGATGAAATACCTAATCCAACCTTGTTTTCATATAACATGATGTTGAAAATGTACACAAAGAATGGGTTCTATTTAGAAACACTAAATTTGTTTCTTGAGATGGTTAACTTGGGGAAATGCATGGCAGATAATTATACGTACCCTTTTGTTTTTAAGGCTATCGGGGAAGAGAAGTTGGTTGATTCCGGTAGGGTAGTTCATGGGAGAGTTTTGATGGGTGGTTTTGAAAAGGACAGTTTTGTGATGAATTCTTTGTTGGCAATGTATATGAATTGCGGGAAGAAAGAGGAAGGAGGGAAAGTTTTTGATTCTATGTTGAAGCCTAATGTGGTTTCATGGAATTCGATGATTAGTGGGTACTTCAAAAATGGACGCGCCAAGGAAGCTTTGGGAATTTTTAATAAGATGGTGGATGATGAGGTGGTCGTGGATTGTGCTACTGTTGTTTCGGTTTTGCCTGTTTGTGGATTTTTGAAGGAATTGGAGGTTGGGAGAAGGGTTCATGAGTTGGTGAAAGAGAAGGGTTGGGAGAAGGAAGTTGTAGTGAGGAATGCTTTAGTGGATATGTTCGCAAAATGTGGGAGTATGGAGGAAGCAAGGTTGGTTTTTGATGGAATGGTTCAAAGGGATGTGGTGACTTGGACTTCTTTGATCAATGTGTATATTTCGAATGGTGATTTAAGAGCTGCATTGAGACTCTGTTTCTTGATGGTGCATGAAGGTGTGAAACCTAATTCGGTTACCCTTGCATCTCTTCTTTCGGCTTGTGGGGAGTCGAACAATTTAATGGATGGTAGGTGTCTGCATGGTTGGGCAGTAAGGCAAAAACTTGAGTCTGATGTTATGGTGGAGACTTCATTGATCGATATGTATGCTAAATGCAATCGATTTGACCTTAGCTTCCAAGTTTTCAAGAGAACTTCAAAAAGGAAAACGGTTCCATGGAATGCAATTCTCGCCGGTTGCATTCATAATAGACTTGGAAATGAAGCAATAAAACTTTTCAAAGAAATGCTGATAGAAGGTGTGAAACCTGATGGTGCTACCTTGAAGAGTTTTCTACCTGCATATGCCATCCATGCAGATTTACAGCAAGCAATGAACATCCATTCTTATTTGGTAAGGTCTGGATTattgtcaaacagtgaaattgCCACCGCGGTGGCTGATATATATTCAAAATGCGGCCATTTAGAATCTGCTCACAAGATCTTTAGTGGGATACCTGACAAGAACAAGGACATTTATCTGTGGAGTGTAATAATTGCTGGTTATGGAGCACATGGGCATGGTGAGATAGCTGTTTCGCTTTTCAAAGAGATGGTTCGAGCCGGGGTGAAGCCTAATGAAGTTACTTTCACTTCTGTGCTGCATGCTTGCAGCCATGCTGGTTTGGTGGATGAGGGATTGGATTTGTTTAAATTCATGCTTATAAATCACCAAATAAGCCCGGCAGATGATCATTATACTTGCATTGTTGACCTTCTTGGCCGTTCTGGCAGACTGGATGAGGCTTATGATATCATTAGAACAATGCCGTACGCAACTAGTCATGCCGTTTGGGGTGCATTGCTCGGTGCTTGTGTAATACACGAGAATGCTGAGTTGGGGGAGAAAGCTGCAAAGCGGCTTTTCGAACTGGAGCCAGAGAACACCGGGAATTATGTATTGATGGCAAAAATTTATTCTGCAGTTGGGAGGTGGAAAGATGCAGAAAATATGAGACGTATAATAAATGACATTGGGTTGCGGAAAGCACCAGCTCACAGTTTGATTCAGgtcagaaatatgtga